TATACAGGTTACACTGTACATGTCCCATTGGGCATTGTTAGCTATAAAGCTTTGGAGACAAAAAATCAACGAAGTGGGAGAAAGGTTGAAGTGGGACCGTACTAAAAACTGTGAAGACCGAATACAAATATGAGGCAGCATTTGCACTTTGTAAATCCAAGAGGAAGCTCAAATGTAGATGAAATGCACCTGCTCATCCCTTCAGGTAACTGCAGGTCTCTTCACTGAGAAAATCCAGTTTCTGCagaaaaaaaggagagacaaGAACCTCAGCTGAGGATCCTGAATCCTGGTGGCCGAACCCTGAGAACTAAGAGCTCATTGCTTCAAGCTTGGACTGTGCTGTGGTTACAGGTGAGCACCATCTTCCTGACTGTATTTCTATACCACTGCAAACAGAGGCATGAATGTGTTTTGTGACTATTAGatggacaaggtgggtgagataatatcttttattggaccaacctctgttggttaatgagagaagcttttgagcaacacagagctcttcttcaggttaatATTATTATCAGTTTTAGCCTCGCCTTCCACTGCAGTGCCAGTCAGCATTCATAGCACCATTTCACAGAGATGGAGGCTGAGATCCATGTCTTGTGACAGGTCCTCAGTTGGGGAACTGCCCCACTAACACAAATGGAGTTACCTTGAATTATATCAGCTGGGGATCAGGCTCAGTGAGTCGCCCAAGAGGGTGGGGAGTGGTGAAGGAGTCTTACTAGCCCAGATCAAACATGCCAGATTATTTCTAGACTCTGAGTTCAGGGACAACATCTTCCACCCACAACCCCAAATGAATTTCTTGTTCCTGTATTATCATCCCACACTCATTAAGAAGTTGGGAGGGTCACTCCCCAGTTAGGGTTGCACATCAGCCTGGTTCTGTCCCATGCTAAGATCCACCCTCCAAAGAGCTGTATTTTATTACAGCTACAGTTAACGTTGGGAAACAGAAAAGGCATTGCTAGTCCCTGACCCCATCACCACCATAGGAACTAAGGGAGAATTTACTCCACTTCTGAATTTATGGCATAAACTGATCTCTTTTGAGGGGGTGAACATTATTCCTTCTCCTACAAGGCACTGAAATGTTGAATATACCAGGATATATGGTTATATTAATTTCCATTAATTGTAAGCAGAGATCAGTGCCTAAGGACACTAGACTGGGTTGGAAATCTCAGTCCAACATTTTAGTTGATGTATTTATTAATTTTGACTCCTAATAATGGCATGATTCTGGCCATTGCCAGAAGTGAAGTACAGCATTTAAGCATCATTGTTAATCTCCTGTATGTCACTAGAAGGAATATGACAGTAGATAAAGAAATGGTCTAATCTGTCATATCAGTACTCGGTTATCAGAGAAATGGCCTGTTATATTAGTCATTGTTCTGACATGGCAGAGGGAGATCTACCTGGACACCAATGTTCTGTCCTCGGGCTGAGACTCCTGGCACTTAGCTCTGAAATCTACATTTAGCCTTAAAATTTCAGCCTGTAaccaggagaggaaggggaggtTCTGAATATTTATGGAATTAAATCATGAACTTTTAACTATGTTTTTCCAATTCAATTGCCCAGTTTGTTTTATTGTTCCAAGACTAAACCCATGGAAGACAGAGACTGGAGAAATCAAACAGCTGTCACGGAATTCATCCTCCTAGGATTCAGGGAACTCCCTGACCTGCAAATTCTTTTCTTTCTGAtgttcctagtgatctacatCGCAACCGTGACTGGGAACACTCTCATCACTGCACTAGTTGTGgatgatcagcaccttcacactcccatgtacttcttcctggggaacttgtcgtgcttggagacctgctacacctcaaCCATCCTGCCCCAGATGCTGGCCAATCTCCTGACGGGGGACAAAACCATCTCATTCAGTGGCTGCCTCTTACAACTGTATTTCTTTTGTGCTCTACTATGCACAGAATGCTATCTCCTAGCAGccatgtcttatgatcggtatttagcgatatgtaaACCCCTGCACTATTCAACTCTTATGAATAACAGGTTTTGCTTCCAGTTGGCTGCTGGGTCCACGTTAAATGGTTCTTTGGCTAGTACCATCTTTGTCTTCTTCCTATCACAGTTAACATTCTGTGGCccgaatgaaattgaccatttctattgTGATGTCATCCCATTCATGGAACTGTCCTGCAGTGACACACACTGGTTAGTATTGTTCCATTTCATACTATCCTGTGTATTCAtcctgcctccattcctactAACTCTGACATCCTACGTGTGTATCATTGCCagcatcctgagaatcccttccaccactgggagacaaaaggccttttccacctgctcctcccatctCATTGTGGTGACAATTTACTATGGAACCCTAATGATTGTCTACGTGCTTCCGAAATACAATACATTAAGCCTACTAAACAAAGTGCTCTCTCTTTCCTACACAGTCATGACTCCCCTGGTaaatcccctcatctacagcctgagaaacagagaggtcaaggaagccTTGAGAAAAGCAGTCAGTAAATATGTAGCTTTCACAAAAACGTGCTGAGACTTAGCCTGAAGTTTTCAAGCTGGCTGGGTGATTTAGGCAATCAGCCCCCATTGATATTAAgttgaaaactcccattggaaATCTCAGCACTAATATGAAAAAAATTGAGATAATCTGTATGGAGTTACTGAGACAGAATGTTCATGTTTCTGTGCTGTGTCCATGTAACCCAATATATAGGAAAGGGCGATTGCGGACAGCTCTGTCACTCTCTCATGTTCAGCACTGATACACCCAGTATGATGGTATTTTTCTCCATGGCCTTGGCTAAATGTTCACCCTGTGGGATGAACTTGTACAGAGTCTGAAAATGCACACAGCTGACATTGTGTAAGGCACAAAACCCACTAATTATCCAAGTAAATCCCTGTGTATATCCCCTGTTCATTGTTTCTCTATGTttataggcgccgacttccccgcTTTACCGTGGGTGCTCGCCCCCcccgtccccagccccacccccactccacccctttcatgaggccccacccctctcccattcccattccaaccccaccctgccccttttaCAACTCTTTCCCGAaagccctgccccggccccacctcttccccacctccacccctgagCACACCAcgttc
The window above is part of the Chrysemys picta bellii isolate R12L10 chromosome 12, ASM1138683v2, whole genome shotgun sequence genome. Proteins encoded here:
- the LOC112061419 gene encoding olfactory receptor 6B1-like, encoding MEDRDWRNQTAVTEFILLGFRELPDLQILFFLMFLVIYIATVTGNTLITALVVDDQHLHTPMYFFLGNLSCLETCYTSTILPQMLANLLTGDKTISFSGCLLQLYFFCALLCTECYLLAAMSYDRYLAICKPLHYSTLMNNRFCFQLAAGSTLNGSLASTIFVFFLSQLTFCGPNEIDHFYCDVIPFMELSCSDTHWLVLFHFILSCVFILPPFLLTLTSYVCIIASILRIPSTTGRQKAFSTCSSHLIVVTIYYGTLMIVYVLPKYNTLSLLNKVLSLSYTVMTPLVNPLIYSLRNREVKEALRKAVSKYVAFTKTC